The Antennarius striatus isolate MH-2024 chromosome 11, ASM4005453v1, whole genome shotgun sequence genome window below encodes:
- the sf3b5 gene encoding splicing factor 3B subunit 5 — protein MTDRYNIHSQLEHLQSKYIGTGHADTSKWEWLVNQHRDSYCSYMGHFDLLNYFSVSENESKARVRFNLMEKMLQPCGPPADKPDDA, from the coding sequence ATGACGGACAGGTACAACATCCACAGTCAACTAGAGCATCTTCAGTCCAAGTACATCGGCACAGGACACGCCGACACCAGCAAATGGGAATGGTTGGTCAACCAGCACAGAGACTCTTACTGCTCCTACATGGGACATTTTGACCTTCTCAATTACTTCTCTGTTTCTGAGAATGAGAGCAAAGCACGAGTCCGCTTCAACCTGATGGAGAAGATGCTTCAACCATGTGGACCACCAGCTGACAAACCTGATGATGCCTAG